gatagatagatagatagataaatgtgTCAcagttcatatatatttatttattaaatattcatCATTGCTGATAGAACGCATTGCTCTATGTATAAATGAATGCACGTGTGAATGTTGTGATATGTCACATGGTTTTTATTAGTGACCAGGTATATATGTCTCATTGACCAATGACAGACGACTTTTAAGTCATTAATATGCATGCGTTACTAACTTCGTTCACTATATAAGCGCAAGTCCCGCCAAATCCAGAACCCACAGATTCTACCCTTTACGGCGTTAGATTCATGTACCAGTGTACTTATGATCTTTTCTGATCTTCAAAGATTCAGTATATtccatttattatttaaagtacTGGATACCTGGTAAGATCACTGttaaacatattattgtaaCACCATATTCAGTGATACCGTCGGTAAATCACCGGTATTATTAAACCATTGTGTTTGTAATTTAGTTaaatatgtagtacatgtaattgtctcTCGTCAACGTGTGTGTGTTGTGTTGTGAATGTGTTTTCTGTGTTTTCTAAGTTGTAGTTTttcttatatcatataaaagcATCTATAAGCACGAGTCCAAGTCTTCGATCGTTATTTCTTTACGGCCCtgtgatagatagatagatagatagatagatagatagatagatagatagatagatagatagatagatagatagatagatatttgCGTTCACTCACAGAAACTGTGTTGTCGCAGATACCCGTGTACCCAGCGGCTTTCAATACTTCCAAGGGATTcttcttttcaattttgattgCAGGTCTGGGTGCATCCATTTGCTGGAAAAAAAACGTCATTAGAGGTTCGCATTTTTCGCTTATAAACATGctcaatattgttttaaatcggaattttaatcatttttttccatGATTAAATTGATTTACCTTCCGAAATCTAAGTTTGTGTTGTTTCCGTAATCGATGGACAGAGTACTCGACAAGTGATACCATCATAGAGAGAACTAGTCCTCCAATCAAAATGTGGAATATTCCAGACACGTTGCTTAGTGTCAACGGACTCTTCGAAGTGTCCTGTGGCGTTATAATGCacgaaaatttaatatttcgttatatttcaaatgttcaaattcatgaatgattaaatataatcaaaaatttcaataaacccCACTGACAGCCTAACTTCTCaaaaatttatcgaaaaaatcattttgaatagaaaaatgatttgcgatggtatatgaattttatccaacgagttgtgtgttttctatccccgagtCTTGGCAGGggataaaaaaaacacagaacgagttggataaaaatcatatactatcaaaaattataatggattctttttattactttttaccACGTCTTTTTTTAAACCACAATCTTTTCTGTAAACATCATAATAGTCAGCCGCACAATACAATAATTCACTTCAAGACGTCAACAACTTTATGCATGGAAAAAAGTTCCATGAAGATTAACAAACTatgatttcattaattttcgaacatatttttattaacttttgaaaaaaaatcaacaatattaaatgtttcaaattcatAAGTCTACACTTttcaattgaataattttgttactttttcattctacatCAATAGTCCGCCTAAAGCTacgtaatgtttttaaaatcatgacGTCAAGTGGCGTCAGAACATACAGgggaatattaaaaatttataacataAGTGATATCTACTGCATATTGagctaaacatgtgataaatttaaattcattgctCGTTGGTTTGTTATGGTGCGGTCACACGATGTGATTTTAGCCGAAAGCGAGTCGGATGAGGAAAACGGATGGAAAATCGGACGCAAAATCGCTTCGTGTGACCGCACATTTACCTGGGCTTTCTTACCTTTGAGTCCATCGTACCACACTCCCCTTTATCAAACCACCACTTCCTCTGCAGCTTGTGAAGTTCCCCTTCTTCACGTAACATTAGTACAACCAAGTTTAAATCCTTCCTGAAAGTTTAGAAACAAATGTTTACCTTTCAAAGAGTTCTAtaaattttaaaccaaagtACTGAACTACTGAAAGgctatattaacaaaatatgcctgtcaagtaaaaaaaaaatcaaaggtgCATTGAATTTTGAAACAAGCGTTGTAAAATCTCAATCTCCCATTTCTTCGATGTGAAACCAAATACTAATGCTTTGTAAAGTAGTTCATAAAAATTAATGCGCATTGTATCTGTCCAAATTGCATAGtttggtttttaaaacatgtaatttataagaaagcaacaacaaaaaacactCTAAGGTAAATTCATTCgcaaacaaaaaacccaataCATTTGACAAAACATGGATCTTTGTgtaattgtttgttatagaGGAAACTTTTACTTTAACGTTGTTTGgttttttaaccgggttttccaacggaaaaatccggttattaaaatggtgaaaatggcgggcgggcgggcggctgccaaaagggtaccctcattgtacggataactcctcctacagttttcaagataggaagttgttcttttgcagatcaattgtacatatatcagaggtgtgcatattgctaggattttgatttccgataatttatcgaaaaaataccagcttttgaacttagtcattctttggcaaaatattgcatatagggtaccctcattgtacggataactcctcctacagttctcaagataggaagttgttcttttgcagatcaattgtacatatatcagaggtgtgcatattgctaggattttgatttctgataatttatcgaaaatataccagcttttgaacttagtcattttttggcaaaatattgcatatagggtaccctcattgtacggataactcctcctacagttctcaagataggaagttgttcttttgcagatcaattgtacatatatcagaggtgtgcatattgctaggatttttatttccgataatttatcgaaaaaataccagcttttgaacttagtcattttttggcaaaatgttgcatatacatgtagggtactccatttcactggataagggttgacatggattatggatacagtttacataaaagaaaacccggtttgctgtcacattgacagcttttcacttgttgttTACTTTTGAGGTTGTGCTATTCAtgtagtaacattggcgatttaaAGGCAGGCCTTCAGCCAGtttctgctttcagcagagcccggctaaaaaccTTATCACAATTTGATGGTTTTTCTTATTCAACAAATGTGAACCACCGCACTGTTAGACTTTCTTGTTTGGTAATTTGATTTAACTAGTTattttcactgattttttttatttatgaattattataatatataaagatatataagaattatcatatatgataaaattatgaaatacagATGATTACCTGAGCGGAGAGTATGGAGGAGTTGCTATTCCGTATCCTTTATGATCCAAGTTTTCTCCCACTTTCATGGTGTTACATGGTTTCTTCTGGTTCTGATAATCATTTTTTGGAGATTCCACAAGATATGCATAGTCACCTTTAGATTGTCGAACTTTTTCATACCCTTCTTTATCTGAATTTACCATTACTTGGTCCCCTTTTGATTTCATATACTCGTACATTTGCCTGTATATTGGCACCTGAGACATCTGAGGAATATACAgtcagatatatacatgtaagtattcaAATACTGACATCCATTTGCTTATAACAACTACTATAATCCAAACGTCACCAATATTAGgattgttttactgtatataaaagTGACATTATattgtattcatttaaaaatgacgtaagtGTTGATTTAAACCAAGTATGTTACCTCGAAAAATGCCTCAGTTGATCCACCTTTGAAAGTCCCATACTCCACATCTTTACTCTTAACCAGGTCTTCAACCCCTTGTATTGGAGGAATAAGTCTCTCAATGGTCAAAAATGCGGCCAAATTGGCAGTGTACGACGAAATAAGTATTAGGGTAAAAAACCACCAGGCGCTGCCGACGATCCGACCTGAAATAGACCTGTATCACGGACATTAAAATGAGGTAAAAGATGCCACACTGGAGCGCGTAGATGCAACCAAGGTCTGATACTTTCTCAATGATAGCTAAATCTTTCAAATATTCAATGCTCGCTCAAATAGGCTAAGCTTATATTATAAGGCTGTAAACAATGTTCTTTAATTGGATTATATGTTGGCTGGTAAAGTACATTGATTTAATAATGTGCATTATATAAATTGAAATGTGCATTTTGTGatttaaacagtaaaatataaaaagtggAAAGGTGTTGAATTCGTTAGGAACTAATGTGCAAATTGCAGATTGTGCTTAATACACCATTGTACCTCAACAGACAATTTATACTCCAATAGGATAGGCATACTATCGACAAAACTAACCTTGGGAAAATATCAGAACCTTGCTGCATCAATGCTCCTAAAGAAAACCACAAAGTATTGGACAACGTGAAGGCGTTCGTCACTGAAATCTCTTTTCGTGACGCTTCGGCGCGCCATTCAAACGGGCTCCAACGCCCGATAAAAAATAGTACCAGACTAACACCTGTAAAAGCAAGACTAACACAGACCCAAACCATGGAGTCTAAAGGCTCCATAAAGGAAAACACGCCAGGTTTCTGTTTGTCaggtttttttatcattatgcTGATGCCAATTTTCATGAAAGGTTTGGTAAAGTCCACAACTCTTTGTCTTGCACGGGTAATTGTTAAAGAAGCTAAAGCCAAGTCTGCCTTCTGTAAAGATGAGgtcaataaattaatatacaattCAGGAAAGCGAtgtattatttaagaaaataataaaattgatatcatttacctacatgtatttcaactgACCTGATCTAATAACTCTCCTATCATTCCATTCCATGTTCCAACGGTTTTGTTTGCACTTCCAAAGTTATTATCGTCCACCAGCTTGAATTTATAGTTGAATGATCCAGGGCCTTTGCCTTCTAAGCGTTCATATCGTTCTTTGATCTTCTCGGCTACCTCTATACAGAATCCCTCGTACAGTTTCCCGTTGATCATTGCCACACCTTGCTGTGAGACTTGGCTTccttcttttaattttaaatcttgTACGAATGGTTCACCCTAGATGTTAATAGATAATACATAATAGCGAGCGCAACTCGCAGAGTTagaggggcatggtcacgatttcggtTAAATTCTATttatctgttttcattatttaaaatgctttatgaaaacatttctaatgatcgaaTGAAAGAGAGTCAAtcgtaaagttataagcaagacacagggctcacaattctttgtcatgtaaacaaggcccgtgccctttttttgtttacataggttcaatataccagtaaaaaatcttttttaagctgTTTTGTCTATCTGTTTAtccattttaagcataaataaacagtttcttacgtttgacacattcattttaggtcttaaattgaaattttcacttcaacattcaaaatgtaaacaaaggctttgtttacatagcaaagaattgcaagctctgtaacttgcttataactcaacgaatgacattcaaattttggttgcctattaaaaatgccattctaaagcattgtaaacaataaaaatgaaaaaataatttttgaccaaaatcgtgaccatgccccttttaagCGAGCTCTGAGAACCAGTGCGCGCGGAGCAAAggacgagctaaacctacagattcattaagaaatcatttttgcctacgtcccataatgctctctgcTGTTTTCTCCCGTGGTGCTATGCTAAAAATGGCTGACTTTTAGCTCGTGATTTAGGGTGCCTTgaggtttgaagacacgttttaaGTATTGCAAAAGCATTGGTGGGACCCTAAAGATTTTTTCCATGCTTCCAttccttcgtattgagtcgagatacaaataattattgattataacgtgtgacgtcacaatcatCTTGAGCTATATTTCCCACGATAAATtaagaggtggatcaaacatctgtaatgtgtgtactagctatttcagtctAAACTGGGATAACTGcctcatatgatttgtttttaattttttttttttggtttgatagagagataatatatatatacaagcacgagccatactttactgtcatattatCGATCCAAATTTTAGCtaattttgcatgcatgtacagtaagtATAAGCAGGAGTGGGGTGAAATAATAGgtcattttaaactaaaaaaaaataatacagagaaaaaataaacatttaaaaaatctatgcATATATTACATATTGTCGAAccattaaattcaaaaataggaaattacacacctacaaacaagGACTGGGGGCACATTCAACGATTGTAATTAGGaggcaaacatttttaaaaaacattttaaaaatatgaaccaaggggggggggggataagagGCAGACAACAACAAGgcacaaaagaaaaataacaatgtaTATACTTATTGTTTACACTTTTtaccaaaattaaacaaattacattttacagACTGATCAATTCTCTCCAAAAGGAAGGAACGGTTCTAGAGGGAAGCAaatctatatattttgtaaaaaaaaatctttcatgtTAGTAaataactgttaaaatatcaCTAAGTTGACAATGTTGCAAGGTATCATGTGTAATTGTTGATCTCGTCAAAACGGTGgcccgtaaaacatattaaccgataataattttatatcaactgCGGATAGAAGCATTTCAccatttcttaaacatttatatCTTCATTCTTGACACCAAAGCCAACCAGGACACTTTTTAATTAAACTCCGTTTAAACTTACATTACATTCACATACCCGGTATAGCATTGTTACCAAAATAGGCCTAAGGACCAACGACCCCATTCCCAACCCTCACCGGCAAACAACATTTTCCCCTTCCCCGACCGTGAAATATTCTTGATCCGCACGTGAGATACACTATATGCTTCTCATCTCTTATTAAGTGTGTTGTTTTCGGTAATTTTACCACAATTGTTGTGATGATCCACGTTCTGTTATGACTGGCTACTGGCTCCTTGGACGGTTTACAATAGTGCAACTTTATGCTGAGACCCGTTTCCTGCCAAATTCCCACCTATTGGATTACAATATTCCCAAATATAACCTTTATTTAAATtaagatattatattttaatttcgaGTGCTTTCTTTGTAACCTTCTTTATTCAACATCTTTTTCATACTTTTACGTTAAAAGACAGATAATAATGTATACGATCATGAAATAAGggttcacaatttttaaaactctcAGCAACCAAGTTACTTAGGATAATTCAAAGTCTCCCGATATTCAAATTGTACCTTCTGCTAAACTAGCGACATTTCCATCGTTTATCTACCTTTTCAAGCTTggaaaaattaaaagtaaagaATTTGACGTTGAGCACGTAGTCCTTCCTGTTGCCATAGCTATCTAGAGCCAGTGTCCCTGTCCCGATATTCGATGAACCTTGTACTTTTGTCTGAAACAGAGTTGTCTTTCCTTACTTAAAAACGTCGCCGTTCATGTTTACGtgattataaatattatatcttgataaattaatttttgcatCAAAGCAACAAATACAAACAACATGAAGTTTAAGTAAAATTCGACTTGATTGAATGGTCAGGAAAAATGCTTTCATTCTTGAAGAAAGCTGAttataataaattgtaattGGGATCTTTCATAGCAAACGTAgctcattgttttaaaatcataattaaattcTACTGAAAGCATACATATACCTCATTGATTCTTCCAGTTTCTATCTAAATTCTATTTAAAGCATACATAAGCCATTATTTGTTTTCAGTTAACTGTAGAGAACTTGTGtatctttatcatattaaaagtATATCTAgcttattgggttttttttaatcatctcACGTTTTCCTCACAGCAAACATAGCTCGATgctttaatttcaatattaatcTTAAGGCATGAAAAGCTCATTGTTTTTTAACTATCTTGAAATCTACTCACTTCTTTTATAGCATTCAGGAATTTTCGTCCAAAATTTCTGTGTTGTTCTGACACGTCACAGCCGTTGCTGTTTGGAGTGAACATGGAGGGGTTATTGTAGGTCCCTGTCTTGTTGACTGCGTAACTCAGGAACTCCAGGGTGTCCATCACAAGCGCTGATTTATGCTGTTGAAAAGTAAGAGGATATAAAGAAATAAGTATTCCATATATTCAAACCGgtattttttaaggattttgttAGGAAGATGTGTACATATTCTCGTTCAtgtgatatttttcaaatacagaTAAGATTAACCAGACA
The nucleotide sequence above comes from Magallana gigas chromosome 2, xbMagGiga1.1, whole genome shotgun sequence. Encoded proteins:
- the LOC105331118 gene encoding glutamate receptor 2 produces the protein MNFKCVLVGYFWTIFTSFLDSNVQSSVVKIGFIIHKEIEDSSKLWSAIEYKFKKMETSVGRGWVQIQAIEKDRNEALFDTEEIFKLHQSVCAKIRQGAKALLFVGTSKSTVAMHSIADKLSIPVLMPLSTKYSQTHSEFTVSLQPSLIRPIIDVIQKNGWKQVFYLFDSDEGLLRLQSLFQELGERHLANDVIIRSRRITNISDSYELLRSVDRQELNCSNLEPCRCTRPIILDLSTVAAFNETRKQIIDVGMNREHYHYLLANLGADELDLSSFKYGGMNVTGFSIKDPPFEENFQQSDCYSYKGLCPVSHKSALVMDTLEFLSYAVNKTGTYNNPSMFTPNSNGCDVSEQHRNFGRKFLNAIKETKVQGSSNIGTGTLALDSYGNRKDYVLNVKFFTFNFSKLEKVGIWQETGLSIKLHYCKPSKEPVASHNRTWIITTIVGEPFVQDLKLKEGSQVSQQGVAMINGKLYEGFCIEVAEKIKERYERLEGKGPGSFNYKFKLVDDNNFGSANKTVGTWNGMIGELLDQKADLALASLTITRARQRVVDFTKPFMKIGISIMIKKPDKQKPGVFSFMEPLDSMVWVCVSLAFTGVSLVLFFIGRWSPFEWRAEASRKEISVTNAFTLSNTLWFSLGALMQQGSDIFPRSISGRIVGSAWWFFTLILISSYTANLAAFLTIERLIPPIQGVEDLVKSKDVEYGTFKGGSTEAFFEMSQVPIYRQMYEYMKSKGDQVMVNSDKEGYEKVRQSKGDYAYLVESPKNDYQNQKKPCNTMKVGENLDHKGYGIATPPYSPLRKDLNLVVLMLREEGELHKLQRKWWFDKGECGTMDSKDTSKSPLTLSNVSGIFHILIGGLVLSMMVSLVEYSVHRLRKQHKLRFRKQMDAPRPAIKIEKKNPLEVLKAAGYTGICDNTVSYTFKPPEQLTTFESGKNTEL